A genomic window from Micromonospora ferruginea includes:
- a CDS encoding EamA family transporter produces the protein MRERSGAGLGLALLSALTFATSGTFARPLITGEWSAVAVVIARVGIAALVLAVPALLALRGRWPVLRRNALTVVLFGLLGVAMAQACFFNAVRYLPVGVALLLEYLGIVLVVGWMWLVHGQRPRRLTVAGSLTALVGLVFVLDLTGAGRLDPVGVLWGLGAGIGLAGYFVIAGRLDDELPSVVMASGGMAVGALVLLLLGAIGALPLAAGTADVDFAGHRMSWLVPIAGLSLIAAVVAYLTGVAGTRLLGARLSSFVGLTEVMFAVLIAWLVLDELPTLIQLAGGVLIVGGVALVRVDEMRSAPEAVAPAPTEPALSGER, from the coding sequence ATGCGTGAACGGTCCGGCGCCGGGCTCGGCCTGGCCCTGCTCTCCGCGCTCACGTTCGCCACCTCGGGCACGTTCGCCCGACCGCTGATCACCGGGGAGTGGTCGGCCGTCGCGGTGGTGATCGCCCGGGTCGGCATCGCCGCCCTGGTGCTGGCCGTGCCCGCCCTGCTGGCGCTGCGCGGCCGGTGGCCGGTGCTGCGCCGCAACGCGCTCACCGTGGTGCTGTTCGGGCTGCTCGGCGTGGCGATGGCCCAGGCGTGCTTCTTCAACGCGGTCCGCTACCTGCCGGTCGGCGTCGCGCTCCTGCTGGAATACCTCGGCATCGTGCTGGTGGTCGGCTGGATGTGGCTGGTCCACGGCCAGCGTCCCCGGCGGCTGACCGTGGCCGGCTCGCTGACCGCGCTGGTCGGCCTGGTGTTCGTCCTCGACCTCACCGGCGCCGGCCGGCTCGACCCGGTGGGCGTGCTCTGGGGGCTCGGCGCCGGGATCGGGCTGGCCGGCTACTTCGTCATCGCCGGCCGCCTCGACGACGAACTGCCGTCGGTGGTGATGGCCAGCGGCGGCATGGCCGTCGGCGCCCTGGTGCTGCTGCTGCTCGGCGCGATCGGGGCGCTGCCGCTGGCCGCCGGCACCGCCGACGTCGACTTCGCCGGGCACCGGATGAGCTGGCTGGTGCCGATCGCCGGGCTGTCGCTGATCGCCGCCGTGGTCGCCTACCTGACCGGGGTGGCCGGCACCCGGCTGCTCGGCGCCCGGCTCTCCTCGTTCGTCGGGCTGACCGAGGTGATGTTCGCGGTGCTGATCGCCTGGCTGGTGCTGGACGAGCTGCCCACCCTGATCCAGTTGGCCGGCGGGGTGCTCATCGTCGGCGGCGTCGCCCTGGTCCGGGTGGACGAGATGCGTTCCGCCCCCGAGGCGGTCGCGCCGGCGCCGACCGAGCCGGCACTGAGCGGCGAGCGATGA
- a CDS encoding IclR family transcriptional regulator: protein MDTAARPPETAQTLDRGLRLLHLVADAPGGLTVTEAAQRLGIGRAAVYRLVGALSGHGMLRRDGEGRLRIGVGVLHLARRAQPLLAEGALPALRRLAERTGATAHLTVVEGGEGVALAVVEPSWTAFHVAYRTGSRHPLERGAAGRAVLAGRAGDPGPVSTSGELQSGAYGVAAPVLGVPGLEGSVGVVSLTPLDVAEVGAQVTAAAEAVAAALS from the coding sequence GTGGACACGGCGGCACGCCCCCCGGAGACCGCGCAGACCCTGGACCGGGGCCTGCGCCTGTTGCACCTGGTCGCGGACGCCCCCGGCGGGCTGACCGTCACCGAGGCGGCGCAGCGGCTGGGCATCGGCCGGGCCGCGGTCTACCGGCTGGTCGGCGCGCTGAGCGGGCACGGCATGCTCCGGCGCGACGGGGAGGGCCGGCTGCGGATCGGCGTCGGCGTGCTGCACCTGGCGCGACGCGCCCAGCCGCTGCTCGCCGAGGGGGCGCTGCCCGCGCTGCGCCGGCTCGCCGAGCGAACCGGGGCGACCGCCCACCTGACCGTGGTCGAGGGCGGCGAGGGGGTCGCGCTGGCGGTGGTCGAGCCGAGCTGGACGGCCTTCCACGTGGCGTACCGGACCGGTTCCCGGCACCCGCTGGAGCGGGGCGCGGCGGGCCGGGCCGTGCTGGCCGGGCGGGCCGGCGACCCCGGGCCGGTGAGCACCAGCGGTGAGCTCCAGTCCGGCGCGTACGGGGTGGCCGCGCCGGTGCTCGGGGTGCCGGGGCTGGAGGGCAGCGTCGGCGTGGTGTCGCTGACCCCGCTCGACGTGGCCGAGGTGGGCGCCCAGGTCACCGCCGCCGCCGAGGCGGTCGCCGCCGCGCTCTCCTGA
- a CDS encoding S8 family serine peptidase: MSKRFTAGAVAVAASLALTVTGLGVPATAAPSDTRTFTVLAESGVSSDAAIAAIKAAGGTVVSRTDDVGLFQVTSDRADFASRANAAGALVGAAEEKAIGRKPKLDRVEQEHLLAAAAAKGKAAKGNAKKLDPLDDKLWGLDMIRADQARKIEPGDRRVTVGVLDTGVDASQPDLAPNFNWALSRNFAPDIPDVDGPCEVASCLDPVGTDDGGHGTHVAGTIGAAANGFGLSGVAPKVSLVELKGGQDSGYFFLNPVVNALVHAGRSGLDVVNMSFYVDPWLYNCAANPADSPEAQAEQRTIIEAMKRALTFAHRKGVTLVGALGNNHEDLGDPRTDVSSPDYGADPYPRPIDNASCWDLPTEGPHVISVSSVGPSGKKADYSNYGTEQTSVAAPGGWFRDGFGTDTYRADANMILSTYPKKVLQEEGSVDENGNIVAGFENSVFKQCTAKGECGYYTYLQGTSMASPHASGVAALIVSKFGKKQGRDGFGLAPDLVEQHLYRTAAEHACPEPRLQTYTNEGRDAEFNAYCAGSLNFNGFYGYGIIDAYAAVKTPLKPNARP, from the coding sequence GTGAGCAAGCGCTTCACCGCCGGCGCGGTCGCGGTCGCGGCCTCGCTGGCACTCACGGTGACCGGCCTGGGTGTCCCGGCGACCGCCGCGCCGTCGGACACCCGGACCTTCACCGTGCTGGCCGAGAGCGGCGTGTCCAGCGACGCCGCGATCGCCGCGATCAAGGCGGCCGGCGGCACGGTCGTCTCCCGCACCGACGACGTCGGCCTCTTCCAGGTGACCAGCGACCGGGCGGACTTCGCCAGCCGTGCCAACGCCGCCGGCGCGCTGGTCGGCGCGGCCGAGGAGAAGGCGATCGGCCGCAAGCCGAAGCTGGACCGCGTCGAGCAGGAGCACCTGCTGGCCGCCGCCGCGGCCAAGGGCAAGGCCGCCAAGGGCAACGCCAAGAAGCTGGACCCGCTGGACGACAAGCTCTGGGGCCTGGACATGATCCGCGCCGACCAGGCGCGCAAGATCGAGCCGGGTGACCGTCGGGTGACCGTCGGCGTGCTGGACACCGGCGTCGACGCCAGCCAGCCCGACCTGGCCCCGAACTTCAACTGGGCGCTGTCGCGCAACTTCGCGCCGGACATCCCCGACGTTGACGGCCCGTGCGAGGTGGCGAGCTGCCTCGACCCGGTCGGCACCGACGACGGCGGGCACGGCACGCACGTGGCCGGCACGATCGGCGCCGCCGCCAACGGCTTCGGCCTCTCCGGCGTGGCCCCGAAGGTCTCCCTGGTCGAGCTGAAGGGTGGCCAGGACAGCGGCTACTTCTTCCTGAACCCGGTGGTCAACGCGCTGGTGCACGCCGGTCGCTCCGGGCTGGACGTGGTCAACATGTCCTTCTACGTCGACCCGTGGCTCTACAACTGCGCCGCCAACCCGGCCGACTCGCCGGAGGCGCAGGCCGAGCAGCGGACCATCATCGAGGCCATGAAGCGGGCGCTGACCTTCGCCCACCGCAAGGGCGTCACGCTGGTCGGCGCGCTCGGCAACAACCACGAGGACCTCGGCGACCCGCGTACGGACGTGAGCAGCCCGGACTACGGGGCCGACCCGTACCCGCGGCCGATCGACAACGCGAGCTGCTGGGACCTGCCCACCGAGGGCCCGCACGTGATCAGCGTGTCGTCCGTCGGCCCGTCCGGCAAGAAGGCCGACTACTCGAACTACGGCACCGAGCAGACCTCGGTCGCGGCGCCGGGCGGCTGGTTCCGCGATGGCTTCGGAACCGACACCTACCGGGCCGACGCCAACATGATCCTCTCCACGTACCCGAAGAAGGTGCTCCAGGAGGAGGGGTCGGTCGACGAGAACGGCAACATCGTGGCCGGCTTCGAGAACTCGGTGTTCAAGCAGTGCACCGCCAAGGGTGAGTGTGGCTACTACACCTACCTTCAGGGCACCTCGATGGCCTCGCCGCACGCCTCGGGCGTGGCCGCGCTGATCGTCAGCAAGTTCGGCAAGAAGCAGGGCCGGGACGGCTTCGGCCTGGCGCCGGACCTGGTCGAGCAGCACCTCTACCGGACGGCGGCGGAGCACGCCTGCCCGGAGCCGCGGCTGCAGACCTACACCAACGAGGGTCGCGACGCCGAGTTCAACGCGTACTGCGCGGGCTCGCTGAACTTCAACGGCTTCTACGGCTACGGCATCATCGACGCCTACGCCGCGGTGAAGACGCCGCTGAAGCCCAACGCGCGGCCGTAA
- the cysS gene encoding cysteine--tRNA ligase — protein MTLRLYDTATRSVRDFVPREAGKVGVYLCGLTLQAPPHIGHLRSGVNYDVLRRWLVAGGFEVTFIRNLTDIDDKVLAKAMEQGRPFWSIAYANEQILTASYRALNVLPPTYEPRATGHVPEMHELIARLIETGHAYPAGDDSGDVYFDVASWPAYGSLSGQSPADMQPAGDAPDRGKRDPRDFALWKGAKPGEPADAAWPSPWGRGRPGWHIECSAMCWRYLGAEFDIHGGGLDLTFPHHENEIAQSQAADLPFARYWVHHGLLGIGGTKMGKSLGNTLDLDYVASLGVRPVELRYYYAAAHYRSHIDYSEDALREAAVAYRRIEGFVQRAAERVGAGRPDGLPAGFVAAMDDDLNTSAALAVLHEVVRDGNTALSGGDDVTVRTTLAAARAMLDILGVDPLDPAWTGGDRAGDLRGVVDSLVALALEQRAQARGRKDWAAADAVRDQLKQAGVVVEDTPQGPRWTIGEQD, from the coding sequence GTGACGCTACGCCTGTATGACACCGCCACCCGATCGGTGCGGGACTTCGTCCCGCGGGAAGCCGGCAAGGTGGGGGTCTACCTGTGTGGTCTCACGCTCCAGGCCCCGCCGCACATCGGTCACCTTCGCTCCGGCGTCAACTACGACGTGCTGCGCCGCTGGCTGGTCGCCGGCGGCTTCGAGGTGACCTTCATCCGCAACCTGACCGACATCGACGACAAGGTCCTGGCCAAGGCCATGGAGCAGGGCCGGCCGTTCTGGTCGATCGCCTACGCGAACGAGCAGATCCTCACCGCCTCCTACCGCGCGCTGAACGTGCTCCCGCCGACCTACGAGCCGCGGGCCACCGGGCACGTCCCGGAGATGCACGAGCTGATCGCCCGCCTGATCGAGACCGGGCACGCCTACCCGGCCGGCGACGACTCCGGCGACGTCTACTTCGACGTGGCCTCCTGGCCGGCCTACGGCTCGCTGTCCGGGCAGTCCCCGGCCGACATGCAGCCGGCCGGCGACGCCCCCGACCGGGGCAAACGGGATCCGCGCGACTTCGCGCTCTGGAAGGGCGCCAAGCCGGGCGAGCCGGCCGACGCCGCCTGGCCGTCCCCGTGGGGCCGCGGCCGTCCCGGCTGGCACATCGAGTGCTCGGCGATGTGCTGGCGCTACCTGGGCGCCGAGTTCGACATCCACGGCGGCGGGCTCGACCTGACGTTCCCGCACCACGAGAACGAGATCGCCCAGTCGCAGGCCGCCGACCTGCCGTTCGCCCGCTACTGGGTGCACCACGGCCTGCTCGGCATCGGCGGCACCAAGATGGGCAAGTCGCTGGGCAACACGCTCGACCTCGACTACGTGGCCTCGCTCGGGGTGCGCCCGGTCGAACTGCGCTACTACTACGCCGCCGCGCACTACCGGTCCCACATCGACTACTCCGAGGACGCGCTGCGCGAGGCCGCGGTCGCGTACCGGAGGATCGAGGGCTTCGTGCAGCGGGCGGCCGAACGGGTCGGCGCGGGCCGACCCGACGGGCTGCCGGCCGGGTTCGTGGCGGCGATGGACGACGACCTCAACACCTCGGCGGCGCTCGCCGTGCTGCACGAGGTGGTCCGGGACGGCAACACGGCGTTGAGCGGCGGCGACGATGTGACCGTCCGCACGACGCTCGCCGCCGCCCGGGCGATGCTGGATATCCTCGGCGTCGACCCCCTGGATCCGGCCTGGACCGGTGGCGACCGCGCGGGCGACCTGCGCGGCGTGGTGGACTCGCTGGTCGCGCTGGCCCTGGAGCAGCGCGCCCAGGCCCGCGGCCGCAAGGACTGGGCCGCCGCCGACGCCGTCCGCGACCAGCTCAAGCAGGCCGGCGTGGTCGTCGAGGACACCCCCCAGGGCCCGCGTTGGACTATTGGAGAGCAGGACTGA
- a CDS encoding class II fumarate hydratase, giving the protein MVCVTTPEATGYRIERDSMGEVEVPADALWRAQTQRAVQNFPISGRGLEPAQIKALAQIKGAAAQVNGELGVIDADVAEAIATAAAHVADGGYDDQFPVDVFQTGSGTSSNMNTNEVIASLASRELGRDVHPNDHVNASQSSNDVFPTSIHLAATQFVVEDLLPSLTQLATALEAKAAEFETVVKAGRTHLMDATPVTLGQEFGGYAAQVRYGVERLEMALPRLAELPLGGTAVGTGINTPLGFAGKVIGRLRDSTRLPLSEARNHFEAQGARDALVETSGQLRTVAVSLYKIANDVRWMGSGPRAGLRELRIPDLQPGSSIMPGKVNPVVAEAMRQVCAQVIGNDAAVAFAGSQGDFELNVMLPVMGRNLLESIKLIAASSRLFAERLVAGLVADAEVCLAYAEGSPSIVTPLNRHLGYDEAASIAKEALAKQVSIREVVISRGHVDSGKLTETQLDEALDLLRMTHP; this is encoded by the coding sequence ATGGTGTGCGTGACGACTCCAGAGGCGACCGGCTACCGGATCGAACGCGACTCGATGGGCGAGGTGGAGGTGCCCGCCGACGCGCTGTGGCGGGCGCAGACCCAGCGCGCGGTGCAGAATTTCCCGATCTCCGGGCGCGGGCTCGAACCGGCGCAGATCAAGGCGCTGGCCCAGATCAAGGGGGCCGCGGCCCAGGTCAACGGCGAGCTGGGCGTGATCGACGCGGACGTGGCCGAGGCAATCGCCACCGCCGCCGCGCACGTCGCCGACGGCGGCTACGACGACCAGTTCCCGGTGGACGTGTTCCAGACCGGTTCCGGCACGTCGTCCAACATGAACACCAACGAGGTGATCGCCTCGCTGGCGAGCCGTGAGCTGGGCCGGGACGTCCACCCGAACGACCACGTCAACGCGTCACAGTCCAGCAACGACGTGTTCCCGACCTCGATCCACCTGGCCGCCACCCAGTTCGTGGTGGAGGATCTGCTCCCGTCGCTGACGCAGCTCGCCACCGCGCTGGAGGCGAAGGCGGCCGAGTTCGAAACCGTGGTCAAGGCCGGTCGGACCCACCTGATGGATGCGACCCCGGTGACGCTGGGGCAGGAGTTCGGCGGCTACGCCGCGCAGGTCCGCTACGGCGTGGAGCGGCTGGAGATGGCGCTGCCCCGGCTGGCCGAGCTGCCGCTCGGCGGCACCGCGGTGGGCACCGGCATCAACACGCCGCTCGGCTTCGCGGGCAAGGTGATCGGGCGGCTGCGCGACTCGACCCGCCTGCCGCTGTCCGAGGCGCGCAACCACTTCGAGGCGCAGGGCGCCCGGGACGCGCTGGTGGAGACGTCGGGTCAGCTCCGCACCGTCGCGGTCAGCCTCTACAAGATCGCCAACGACGTACGCTGGATGGGGTCCGGCCCCCGCGCGGGCCTGCGCGAGCTGCGCATCCCCGATCTCCAGCCCGGCTCGTCGATCATGCCCGGCAAGGTCAACCCGGTGGTGGCCGAGGCGATGCGCCAGGTGTGCGCGCAGGTGATCGGCAACGACGCCGCGGTGGCCTTCGCCGGTTCGCAGGGCGACTTCGAGCTGAACGTGATGCTGCCGGTCATGGGCCGGAACCTGTTGGAGTCGATCAAGCTGATCGCCGCGTCGAGCCGGCTCTTCGCCGAGCGCCTGGTGGCCGGCCTGGTCGCGGACGCCGAGGTCTGCCTGGCGTACGCGGAGGGGTCGCCGTCGATCGTCACCCCGCTGAACCGTCACCTCGGCTACGACGAGGCCGCCTCGATCGCCAAGGAGGCGCTGGCCAAGCAGGTCTCGATCCGCGAGGTGGTGATCTCGCGCGGCCACGTCGACTCGGGCAAGCTCACCGAGACCCAGTTGGACGAGGCCCTGGACCTGCTCCGCATGACCCACCCCTGA
- a CDS encoding AfsR/SARP family transcriptional regulator: MRFGILGPLRVGGGEATVTAGRDRAVLALLLLRAGRVVPFEELVDAVWEERPPATARAQLQICVSRLRHRFVVLGLPAETIVTDPAGYGIRVEPGDLDAEVFARTVETARAQVVAGQVDAACRHYRSALALWRGPALAGIPTRSVRRRAQTLDEQRLAVLEECVDVELRLRRAAGLIDELTEAVERNPLRERLRGQLMLALSAVGRQADALAVYREGRRIYADELGIEPGTPLQELHQRVLAGDLALGGSESRATGPVRALPRAISDFTGRQQTVARLVKEIEEDGVRVQLVDGMAGSGKTTLAVQVATALADRFPDAQLFVDLHGHSERTPLTTEGAAATLLRQLGVPAERVPVDPADRLAMWRSELADRRAVVVLDNAADAGQVAPLLPNGPDCLVLITSRRRLVGLDEGRPLSLPVLDLDEAVELLARVVGVERVTAEPAAAEEVARRCGFLPLALRLAGARLAHRPRWRVADLAERLSTAADPLAELAAGERSVARTFALSYEQVTPPAQRVFRLLGLHPGARADNRVAAVLADLPLADAQDALDELIDAHLLDEVEPGRYGRHDLIREYARTLGAERETADERRAALARLLDHHLQVAATIAVSLELAVPRDLFALPDPVRPDLVAATVGLGRTWIEENRPTLAALVRLAEAEGFLPQSWQLARAGWAVNFDGGHLDDLIETHRVGLRAAERLGDDKAVATMHNYLASANYRRARFAEAIRQMEVAVGIYRRLGLTGELRGAVANLGTAYAVGLQFRRAIETMEASRAFFRESDGPAPLANLLNNLSLTLLWSGRTDEAVRVCRHHLGIAREIGDLRQIGNAVGHLAMARHRRGDRGPARRLLLAGLTVKRRTGNRFGEGELLNELGMMEREEGRPDLAAALHRQALVAINDAGDLVGQCASRNLLARAIFDQGDEASAFDLHRRVLGDATRLDARYEQARALDGMARCLRWTDPEQARRYAGRALALFAQIGAPDRHAVEGLLAELG, translated from the coding sequence ATGCGGTTCGGAATCCTGGGACCACTGCGGGTGGGCGGCGGCGAAGCCACCGTCACCGCAGGTCGGGACCGGGCCGTGCTCGCCCTGCTGCTGCTGCGCGCCGGCCGGGTGGTGCCGTTCGAGGAGCTGGTCGACGCGGTCTGGGAGGAACGCCCGCCGGCCACCGCCCGGGCCCAGTTGCAGATCTGCGTGTCCCGGTTGCGACACCGGTTCGTGGTGCTGGGTCTGCCCGCCGAGACCATCGTCACCGATCCGGCCGGCTACGGCATCCGGGTCGAGCCCGGTGACCTCGACGCCGAGGTGTTCGCCCGTACCGTGGAGACCGCCCGCGCCCAGGTGGTCGCCGGCCAGGTCGACGCGGCGTGCCGGCACTACCGGTCCGCGTTGGCGCTCTGGCGCGGCCCGGCGTTGGCCGGCATCCCCACCCGCAGCGTGCGGCGGCGGGCCCAGACGCTCGACGAGCAACGGCTCGCGGTGCTGGAGGAGTGCGTCGACGTCGAGCTGCGGCTGCGCCGGGCGGCCGGCCTGATCGACGAGCTGACCGAGGCCGTCGAGCGCAACCCGCTGCGCGAACGACTGCGTGGGCAGTTGATGCTGGCCCTGTCCGCGGTCGGCCGCCAGGCCGACGCGCTCGCCGTCTACCGCGAGGGCCGGCGCATCTACGCCGACGAGCTGGGCATCGAACCGGGCACGCCGTTGCAGGAGCTGCACCAGCGGGTGCTCGCCGGTGACCTGGCGCTGGGCGGGTCGGAGAGCCGGGCCACCGGTCCGGTGCGGGCGCTGCCCAGGGCGATCAGCGACTTCACCGGGCGGCAGCAGACCGTGGCCCGGCTGGTCAAGGAGATCGAGGAGGACGGGGTCCGGGTCCAGTTGGTCGACGGCATGGCGGGCAGCGGCAAGACCACGCTCGCCGTGCAGGTGGCGACCGCCCTCGCCGACCGGTTCCCGGACGCGCAGCTCTTCGTCGACCTGCACGGGCACAGCGAGCGCACCCCGTTGACCACGGAGGGCGCGGCGGCGACGCTGCTGCGGCAGCTCGGCGTGCCGGCCGAGCGGGTGCCGGTCGACCCGGCCGACCGGTTGGCGATGTGGCGCTCCGAGCTGGCCGACCGGCGGGCGGTCGTGGTGCTGGACAACGCGGCGGACGCGGGCCAGGTCGCGCCGCTGCTGCCGAACGGCCCGGACTGCCTGGTGCTGATCACGAGCCGCCGCCGCCTGGTCGGGCTGGACGAGGGTCGGCCGCTGTCGCTGCCGGTGCTCGATCTCGACGAGGCGGTCGAGCTGCTGGCCCGGGTGGTCGGCGTGGAGCGGGTCACCGCCGAGCCGGCGGCGGCCGAGGAGGTGGCCCGCCGCTGCGGGTTCCTGCCGCTCGCGTTGCGGCTGGCCGGGGCCCGGCTCGCGCACCGGCCCCGCTGGCGGGTGGCCGACCTGGCCGAGCGGCTGTCCACCGCCGCCGACCCGCTGGCCGAGCTGGCCGCCGGGGAGCGGTCGGTGGCCCGCACCTTCGCCCTGTCGTACGAGCAGGTGACGCCCCCGGCGCAGCGGGTGTTCCGGCTGCTCGGGCTGCACCCGGGCGCCCGCGCCGACAACCGGGTGGCGGCGGTGCTCGCCGACCTGCCGCTCGCCGACGCGCAGGACGCGCTGGACGAGCTGATCGACGCGCATCTCCTCGACGAGGTGGAGCCGGGGCGCTACGGCCGGCACGACCTGATCCGGGAGTACGCGCGCACGCTCGGCGCGGAACGCGAGACGGCCGACGAGCGGCGGGCCGCGCTGGCCCGGCTCCTCGACCATCACCTCCAGGTCGCCGCGACCATCGCGGTGTCGCTGGAACTCGCCGTTCCGCGCGATCTGTTCGCGCTGCCGGACCCGGTGCGACCCGACCTGGTGGCGGCCACGGTGGGGCTGGGCCGCACCTGGATCGAGGAGAACCGGCCGACACTGGCCGCGCTGGTGCGGTTGGCCGAGGCCGAGGGCTTCCTGCCGCAGAGCTGGCAGCTCGCCCGCGCCGGCTGGGCGGTCAACTTCGACGGCGGCCACCTGGACGACCTGATCGAGACGCACCGCGTCGGCCTGCGGGCCGCCGAGCGGCTGGGCGACGACAAGGCCGTGGCGACGATGCACAACTACCTCGCCTCGGCGAACTACCGGCGGGCGCGCTTCGCCGAGGCGATCCGGCAGATGGAGGTGGCGGTGGGCATCTACCGCCGGCTCGGCCTGACCGGGGAGCTGCGGGGCGCGGTCGCCAACCTCGGCACGGCGTACGCGGTGGGTCTGCAGTTCCGGCGGGCCATCGAGACGATGGAGGCGTCGCGGGCGTTCTTCCGGGAGTCCGACGGTCCGGCGCCGCTGGCCAACCTGCTCAACAACCTCTCGCTCACCCTGCTGTGGAGCGGGCGCACCGACGAGGCGGTGCGGGTGTGCCGCCACCATCTGGGCATCGCCCGGGAGATCGGCGACCTGCGCCAGATCGGCAATGCCGTCGGTCATCTCGCCATGGCCCGGCACCGCCGCGGGGACCGGGGGCCGGCGCGTCGGCTGCTGCTGGCCGGGTTGACCGTGAAGCGCCGGACGGGCAACCGGTTCGGCGAGGGCGAGCTGCTCAACGAGCTGGGCATGATGGAGCGCGAGGAGGGGCGGCCCGACCTGGCCGCCGCGCTGCACCGGCAGGCGCTGGTGGCGATCAACGACGCGGGTGACCTGGTGGGGCAGTGCGCCTCCCGCAACCTGCTCGCCCGGGCCATCTTCGACCAGGGCGACGAGGCGAGCGCCTTCGACCTGCACCGCCGGGTGCTCGGCGACGCCACCCGGCTGGACGCCCGGTACGAGCAGGCCCGGGCGCTGGACGGGATGGCCCGGTGCCTGCGGTGGACCGATCCGGAGCAGGCCCGCCGGTACGCCGGCCGGGCGCTGGCGCTGTTCGCGCAGATCGGGGCGCCGGACCGGCACGCGGTCGAGGGGTTGCTGGCCGAGCTGGGATGA
- a CDS encoding winged helix-turn-helix domain-containing protein: MPIPSGGYREVAEDLTTRIRSGEYPPGERLPTYKELADLYSVSVTTVQRAIIILKDRGLVVGLQGRGLWVAEELPA; this comes from the coding sequence ATGCCCATACCCAGCGGCGGCTACCGAGAGGTCGCCGAGGATCTGACCACCCGGATCAGAAGTGGCGAATACCCGCCAGGCGAACGGTTGCCGACCTACAAGGAGCTCGCCGACCTCTACAGCGTGAGCGTCACGACCGTGCAGCGGGCAATCATCATCCTTAAGGATCGAGGCTTGGTCGTGGGCTTGCAGGGTCGTGGCCTGTGGGTCGCGGAGGAGCTACCGGCCTAG
- a CDS encoding HAD family hydrolase, with product MSAPRTAVVFDADETLIDLRPAVTGALAAVLEEMRRRTPAAAEVSLADLEGDWGAVFGALSAAPVQEIRRAALARSLDRAGLGAHLDEFAALFFARRYALSRPFPDALPALAALRPHHLLGFATNGNSRAERCGLAGQFAFALYAHEGGLPKKPAPGFYAAVVAATGLPADRIVHVGDSPEHDVTGAQRAGLRAVWLNRAGLPRPPGLAPDAEVSTLADLPGVLVDVTSANA from the coding sequence ATGAGCGCGCCCCGCACCGCCGTCGTCTTCGACGCCGACGAGACCCTGATCGACCTGCGCCCGGCGGTGACCGGCGCGCTGGCCGCCGTACTCGAGGAGATGCGGCGGCGGACCCCGGCGGCGGCCGAGGTCTCGCTCGCCGACCTGGAGGGCGACTGGGGTGCGGTCTTCGGCGCGCTCAGCGCCGCCCCGGTGCAGGAGATCCGGCGGGCCGCGCTGGCCCGGTCGTTGGACCGGGCCGGGCTCGGCGCCCACCTCGACGAGTTCGCCGCGCTCTTCTTCGCCCGGCGCTACGCCCTGAGCCGGCCGTTCCCGGACGCGCTGCCGGCGCTCGCCGCGCTGCGCCCGCACCACCTGCTGGGCTTCGCCACCAACGGCAACAGCCGCGCCGAACGCTGCGGGCTCGCCGGGCAGTTCGCCTTCGCGTTGTACGCCCACGAGGGCGGCCTGCCGAAGAAACCGGCGCCGGGGTTCTACGCCGCCGTGGTGGCGGCGACCGGACTGCCCGCCGACCGGATCGTGCACGTCGGCGACTCGCCGGAACACGACGTGACCGGCGCCCAGCGGGCCGGCCTGCGGGCCGTCTGGCTCAACCGGGCCGGCCTGCCGCGTCCGCCCGGCCTCGCCCCCGACGCGGAGGTGTCCACGCTGGCCGACCTGCCCGGCGTGCTCGTCGATGTGACGAGCGCGAATGCCTGA
- a CDS encoding CGNR zinc finger domain-containing protein produces MLFAHDTECALTAAAALVNTAGPDREGLPDVAALDTFFTAYGWSGRHEQTDGELRQVRALRPRLRRIWDADTDEVVEIVNALLRESHALPQLIRHDDEPYHLHAVPRDAPLATRMAVEAAMAVADLIRMDELSRLRHCAHPDCDNVLVDLSKNRSRRFCDGSCGNRAAVSAYRARRAASHS; encoded by the coding sequence GTGCTTTTCGCTCATGACACCGAGTGCGCGCTGACCGCCGCCGCCGCGCTGGTCAACACCGCCGGCCCGGACCGCGAGGGCCTGCCCGACGTGGCCGCGCTGGACACGTTCTTCACCGCGTACGGGTGGAGCGGCCGGCACGAGCAGACCGACGGCGAGCTGCGCCAGGTCCGCGCGCTACGGCCCCGGCTGCGGCGGATCTGGGACGCCGACACCGACGAGGTGGTGGAGATCGTCAACGCGCTGCTCCGCGAGTCGCACGCCCTGCCGCAGCTCATCCGGCACGACGACGAGCCGTACCATCTGCACGCCGTGCCCCGCGACGCGCCGCTGGCGACCCGGATGGCGGTCGAGGCCGCGATGGCCGTGGCCGACCTGATCCGGATGGACGAGCTGAGCCGGCTGCGCCACTGCGCGCACCCCGACTGCGACAACGTGCTTGTCGACCTGTCGAAGAACCGGTCCCGCCGGTTCTGCGACGGGAGCTGCGGCAACCGGGCCGCGGTCAGCGCCTACCGGGCGCGCAGGGCGGCGTCCCACTCCTGA